The genome window TCCTTGTAGGCAGTGATGCCAGACAGACGTGTATGTATTTCATGCCATGCCCTTCACTTTGCTCTCGTAACTGAAGAATGGATGGGATGAGCCGGCCTGATCGATCGttcgttcttcttttcttttaatATTTGTAACGTTGTGTGTGGCTGTGGCCTGTGGGAGTCGAAAGGGATAATGCGGCCTGCTGGTTTTGTTCGCCAAGGCAGAACAATGAATTCACTGGAAGATGAAAGTTGAAAGGAACTGGTAGCAGATCTCTAGATTAGTTCATGCCAAGAGCTCAAGGCTAGTACAAGTGTATTATATGATTAGATGTTGCACACAGGAACAGGGTGGCGAGGAAAACCCCAAGCCCAATCATGGAGGAGACGGGAGCACGAACGGACGCTGCCAACCCCACCGCCTGCAGCGAAGCGAAAGCATGAGCAATAACGTGACGAGCGAAAGGAAAGAAAGCACAAACCAATTATAAAAGCACCTTGGTGGTGGCGTCCCCGGTCCCCGTGTCCGGCAGCGGCAGCACGGTGGAGGTGTCGGTCATGCCGGTGGGCAGCGGCACCGTCGGGTTGCTGCCGATAAACGGGTACCCCTCGCTTCCGGACGGGGCCGCCGCGGACGCGTCGCCCGGCTGCAGAGGGAAGCCGAAGTGCGGGGCGGCCTTCTGCACGGGcgcgcggctcggcggcggcagcAAGTCGTCGTCGGCTCCCGCGGTGGGCGGCGGTGCCGAGAGCGGCGAGAGGCCGGCCGCGTGTTCGTGGGGCGCGGGGGCACCGTGGCCGACGGCGCCGGCGACCGGATGGGCATGGGCGTGCCACTGCCAAATTCAAATTGTTTGCAGCGTAGGACACGAGCAGAACAGTTGGCCAAGAGACAAGAGGCAGCCGAGAAGCGGAGAGGAGAGGGTGCCGGAGATTACCTTGGCGTCGTTGGCAGCTCCGGCGGACCGCGGCAGCAGGAACGCCATGGCGGCG of Zea mays cultivar B73 chromosome 8, Zm-B73-REFERENCE-NAM-5.0, whole genome shotgun sequence contains these proteins:
- the LOC100276807 gene encoding uncharacterized protein LOC100276807 precursor, with the protein product MEKRHGGGGCTLLHLLGTAAAMAFLLPRSAGAANDAKWHAHAHPVAGAVGHGAPAPHEHAAGLSPLSAPPPTAGADDDLLPPPSRAPVQKAAPHFGFPLQPGDASAAAPSGSEGYPFIGSNPTVPLPTGMTDTSTVLPLPDTGTGDATTKAVGLAASVRAPVSSMIGLGVFLATLFLCATSNHIIHLY